The genomic interval TATTACAATATACACCGATACACCACTACATCACAGAATGTACTTTCACTAAGCTGCTTTTTACCTCTCTATTTTGATGTGAAACATTGTCACTTCAGGTTGAAAAACCTGGTGATTTTGGTAGAATTTTTCTGCCATTGTCCAGACTTTCATTATTCGTTCCACGTGAACTGTAAAAGTCCAGCTTTGTTTTAGTTACGAGCTGTTTGGCAGTTTCAACAAAGAAAGTGtatcaggaaaaagaagattGAATGCCTTTGAGATTATTTAAACAACCTATGAACTTAATTTTACAAATAGGTTAAAAAACCGCAGTGATTGAATTTGTTCCTTTTCAGTTAAATTCAGTCTCCTGTCCCTCTTAACTCTGTGTTGTATgagttattttcagtttaagaGTGAATGATTTTGCACTGTGACAATTCTAAAGAATCAGAACTAGACAAGGGAAAGTTCAAGTGGCTAATTTCAGTGTTATCTGTGTTCACTCAAGTATTTAATGATGTACTTTATCTTTGCActcttttgcttgtttctttagTTTTGAAGAgctccagaaataaaaatatacacaagcaaaaaaaagtatgttaaaaCACAGTTTTACTGAGAATACTGGTATATATGCTAGTAATAATTCCTACTAGTGGGGTAAGGAATATAGAGTCTAAATTTAAAAGCTTATAAGCTACTATATTTTATATAAGATATTTCATGTTTCAGTAtcctttttaaaagtatatattttatagcttaaattaaaaaataaaggatatTACATGATAAACATCAGCTTTTTATTCCTGTTCCTAACAGGGCAAGTTCAAAAAGAAATCGATTTAGTCATCGGCCCAAACAAAATGCCTGCCTtagaagagaaatgcaaaatgccATACACTGAGGCTGTTCTACATGAAGTTCTAAGATTCTGTAATATAGCTCCACTAGGTATTTTTCACGCAACTTCCAAAGATACTGTTGTGCGTGGTTACTCTATTCCTGAAGGCACGACAGTCATTACAAACCTCTACTCCGttcattttgatgaaaaatacTGGAGCAATCCAGAAGTGTTTTGTCCTGAGAGATTTTTGGACAGCAGCGGGCAGTTTGTCAAGAAAGAtgcatttattcctttttcacTAGGTAAGAGTGATTCCTTTCACTGTTCCTTTTCATAAATCTAGAAATGTATAACACATAAGTGATGGCAATAAATCAGGAATGGACAGAATGATATAAAATATCCACAGTTCTGATGAAACAGCCATTTGAAAGATATTGAATGTAATGCACTTGGGACATAACACATTTTAGCATAATATCTTTTATATAGATGAGCTCATTATTATATATAAACTAACAAAAAAGCACAATGTCATCTCAGTGGTCTATACATTTTATATCATTGCAGTACATTAAATGTTATTGGTTTCACAATTAATAGTCATTTGCTGCTAAAGTCATTACATACAGGTGATTTACACAACCAGCTTTCAAATTTCAGCACTTAGATCAGCACCAGAAATTGCAGATTTTATTCAGAACTAGCTTGAGTGTCAGCACATAGCATTGCATTCTGTCCTGAGGAAATACTCTGGCAGTCCTAAATCATTATGGATTTGTCTTTTGATGCCTGTTACGAGTGGATAATTTACCTTATGTATGATTTTCAACCTAAAAAATTAGGTGTTCCATATAAGCTAACTGCCAGGGCTACCTCTGCAGCCCTTAGAAAGACATAGCCTTGTGTAGAGGGTGACTTGGTTTACTTATCTGGGATACTCTTTCTCCAAAAAATAGGAGATAAGACAATTCCCTTGGAATAGAGGCACAACATCTAAATGGCCAAAGTTAGATTTGATGAAGTCCACCTTTATTGTGTATtctattacatttctttttgcttgtttgatCTCACTAGTTCTAGATGTTATCCATTCATCTGTGTCTTCCACAACCACATTTATTCCCTGTAACTAGTCCTACATGGAATGGGAAGTAATATTTAAAGGCATTATCCAGACCTGTTTCACATCTTTCTACTTGCCAAGTTATAATACTTGCCAGGTAATAATGACTGGCAGTagataaaattaagaaaatagtAGGGGACAAAGGCTGAAATTCACGgtatcaattttttaaaacatcttctGTCTAGATTGGCACTTCAAGACAAGATAAAGTAGCTAATAGCTTATCTAAATGAATTTGACAGAATTAGTTACTATGGCATTTGTGTAGCAAGAGGAACAAACCTGTTTCTTGCTGTAAATTATCACCTAGCCTCTCTTACAGAATACTACCACCAAGTTCATACAGCTCCTTTTAGAACACAGAAATGACCATTCTTATTCATAATAAGactgaaaatgtaattgaaTACATTTTAAGCCTTTTGAAAACCTTCTTTTCAATCCAGGAAGAAGACATTGTCTTGGAGAACAGCTAGCTCgaatggaaatgtttttgtttttcacttcattACTACAACGATTTCACCTGTGTTTTCCTCATGGCGTGATTCCAGATCTCAAACCAAGATTAGGCATGACATTACAACCAGAACCATACCTCATCTGTGCGGAAAGACGGTGAAGAGAAGGGTCTAGATTGTGGATCAGGTGGAGCACAATGCTCCAAGTTGCAGCTGAGGATCCACTTTGCCTTCTATTTCTAAATGCGTTCATGTTAGAAGAACAAAAATTTAAAGGACTTGCAGATAAATTTTGACTATTTGTGTACAAGTTACTAGtttctttttactttgttttcacaaaaaaatcctcaacCAAAAACGTGAAGCACATCCTGCATTTAAAGTTGATGTTTTCACTCCAGAAGTCTGTTTTGAATCTAACTTCTGATTCAGCTTTTACATATTTAATTACTTAGCAAGCCATTTTACTTTGAGAGGATATTTTTATAAGCATGGAGAATATGGCTCAAAATGTTTATACTTGGATTCATCCGTGGAAATCTCATTTACATTATTCCAGCAAAGCTGTCCTTTATAATTCTCCATTAATTTTACATAGCTAAAAAGGTTTTAAAGGTATCTATTTAAATTTCTGTAACTCAAAATAAACTATCTTTTCCAGCCTTGAGAAACAACTTGTCTATTAAAGCATTTTaatccttccttctccttgcccTGTCTTCCCAGTTAGTCATAATTTTCTAGTGAATCAGATAACTGTGTGAATTCACTTTTAAGATCTTTTATGGCTTGCTTCTCATCTAGTAACATATACAAAGTGTTCAATTATTGCCATgctcctgacaattacagcagTCTTTTTTGCCAGTTTATTGTGTTTCTAGACACATGTCCTCCATTGTCTCCCAACACAAAGCATTATGTAATGATTAATCTCTGCCTAAGTAGTCTGGAAAAAACAATGTTTGTGTTACCAGTCACATGCAACTATACTACAAGTCATGAAAATAAGCTGCTCATGAGTCTGACCAGAGAAGAGACCTTTTTGGGAGGGGGAGTGGAGTAGGGTGGGGagaaagagattttaaatggattttaagCACAAGTTTTAGGCATAACAGCTACTCTTAACTTCTGCCACCTTCCGTTTTTATTCTTGACAGCTATTGCTTTTTGGTTATTGGTAGATAAAGATTTATCTGTGCAGGCCCCAGAGGAGAACCTGATACTCTAGATGCGGTATGCTCAGTCCCCACTATGTGGGGAGAAGTAGGGCCTCAGAATAAGGTTCAGAACAAAACACACACTGAGCAAGTGGCTATTTAAGGACGGCTGAATATTAGACCTTGCTCTTTATACAGCTTATGCTTCAACTTGGAGCTTCAGGAAAGTTCAAAGGCAGGAATTGGTGTTTTTCTGCTGacctgatgttttcagcttaTACTGAGCAGAAAtacttcctttcttctgaaatagcAAAAGAGGAGGA from Haliaeetus albicilla chromosome 16, bHalAlb1.1, whole genome shotgun sequence carries:
- the CYP2R1 gene encoding vitamin D 25-hydroxylase isoform X3, producing the protein MWPAVAAAGGPGAAAGGGACLLLLLLLLPAAAVLALVVRQLLKQRRPPGFPPGPAGLPLVGNIHALGAEQPHVYMRRQSQIHGQIFSLDLGGISAIVLNGYDAVKECLVHQSEIFADRPSLPLFRKLTNMGGQVQKEIDLVIGPNKMPALEEKCKMPYTEAVLHEVLRFCNIAPLGIFHATSKDTVVRGYSIPEGTTVITNLYSVHFDEKYWSNPEVFCPERFLDSSGQFVKKDAFIPFSLGRRHCLGEQLARMEMFLFFTSLLQRFHLCFPHGVIPDLKPRLGMTLQPEPYLICAERR
- the CYP2R1 gene encoding vitamin D 25-hydroxylase isoform X4; protein product: MDCNENDPESTYSRENLIFSVGELIIAGTETTTNVLRWAVLFMALYPNIQGQVQKEIDLVIGPNKMPALEEKCKMPYTEAVLHEVLRFCNIAPLGIFHATSKDTVVRGYSIPEGTTVITNLYSVHFDEKYWSNPEVFCPERFLDSSGQFVKKDAFIPFSLGRRHCLGEQLARMEMFLFFTSLLQRFHLCFPHGVIPDLKPRLGMTLQPEPYLICAERR